The following coding sequences lie in one Gemmatimonadota bacterium genomic window:
- a CDS encoding sugar ABC transporter ATP-binding protein — MTTPALRFANVGKRFPGVVALTDVSFEVARGSCHAICGENGAGKSTLGKLISGLLRPDDGTITLDDIVIDFASPRDALKAGVAMVHQELAFCDNLTVAENLCLGALPRRHGLVDRRVLQERATALLAAVGGSGITPERPMQGLSIAEQQLVQIAAAVGAGARVIVFDEPSSSLGESESAALFRLIAELKSRGVTLLYVSHRMEEIFRLCDAVTVLRDGQHVSTDPVAALDEATLVQRMIGRALEAADAVPEHRPGPERLRVSDLSSPGRFREINFSLHAGEIVGLGGLVGAGRSEIAAALFGLDAAARGTIAVNGRAVVIRSPRDAMRHGLGLVPEDRKRQGLVLSMRADENASLATLRRHSRWGWVDQAREKAAVGTQFERLRVRAQPADIAVALSGGNQQKLVLAKWLAADCEILILDEPTRGVDVGAKAELHAWVRQLAADGVAVLLISSELPELLTLSDRIIVLREGRIVGEASRAAASSDRVVRMMTGLSAPVAADVPDAAGPTA; from the coding sequence ATGACGACGCCGGCACTGCGATTTGCCAACGTGGGCAAGCGCTTTCCCGGCGTCGTTGCGCTTACCGACGTCTCGTTCGAGGTCGCGCGCGGCAGCTGCCACGCGATCTGCGGCGAAAACGGCGCCGGCAAGAGCACGCTCGGGAAGTTGATTTCCGGGTTGCTGCGACCCGACGATGGCACGATCACCCTCGACGACATCGTCATCGATTTCGCGTCACCCCGCGATGCCCTGAAGGCCGGCGTCGCCATGGTGCACCAGGAACTCGCCTTCTGCGACAACCTCACCGTCGCGGAGAATCTCTGCCTCGGTGCCCTCCCCCGCCGTCACGGCCTCGTGGACCGCCGAGTGCTGCAGGAACGTGCGACCGCGCTGCTCGCCGCTGTCGGTGGTAGCGGAATCACCCCCGAGCGACCGATGCAGGGATTGAGCATCGCCGAGCAGCAACTGGTGCAGATCGCTGCAGCGGTCGGCGCGGGGGCCCGGGTCATCGTCTTCGACGAACCGAGCAGCTCGCTCGGCGAGTCGGAGAGCGCCGCACTCTTTCGTCTCATTGCTGAACTGAAGTCGCGGGGAGTCACCCTGCTCTATGTCAGCCACCGGATGGAGGAGATCTTCCGACTCTGCGACGCCGTCACGGTGCTGCGCGATGGCCAGCACGTCTCGACCGACCCGGTCGCCGCGCTCGACGAGGCCACGCTGGTGCAGCGGATGATCGGCCGTGCACTCGAAGCCGCCGACGCGGTGCCGGAACACCGCCCCGGACCGGAACGTCTCCGAGTGAGCGACTTGAGCAGCCCGGGGCGATTTCGGGAGATCAACTTTTCGCTGCACGCTGGCGAGATCGTCGGCCTCGGCGGGCTGGTGGGAGCAGGGCGATCGGAAATCGCCGCCGCGCTCTTCGGCCTCGATGCTGCCGCGCGTGGCACCATCGCAGTGAACGGTCGTGCGGTGGTGATCAGGTCACCACGCGATGCGATGCGCCACGGCCTCGGCCTCGTTCCGGAAGACCGCAAGCGCCAGGGATTGGTGCTCTCGATGCGGGCCGATGAGAACGCCTCGCTCGCGACCCTGCGGCGCCATAGCCGCTGGGGATGGGTCGACCAGGCGCGTGAAAAAGCGGCGGTGGGCACACAGTTTGAGCGGTTGCGGGTACGCGCGCAGCCCGCCGACATCGCGGTGGCGCTGTCCGGCGGCAATCAGCAGAAGCTGGTGCTGGCGAAGTGGCTCGCGGCCGACTGCGAGATATTGATCCTCGATGAGCCGACGCGCGGCGTCGACGTCGGCGCGAAGGCGGAACTGCACGCCTGGGTCCGGCAGCTGGCTGCCGATGGCGTCGCAGTGCTGCTGATTTCGAGCGAGCTGCCGGAGCTGCTGACGCTGTCCGACAGGATTATCGTCTTGCGCGAAGGGCGCATTGTTGGCGAGGCGTCGCGCGCCGCAGCATCGTCCGATCGAGTCGTGCGGATGATGACCGGGCTGTCGGCGCCGGTCGCAGCAGACGTTCCTGATGCGGCCGGCCCAACGGCCTGA
- a CDS encoding VOC family protein yields MPEPLNATGIFPGITASDLPASVKFYVDGLGFEIIDKMEAEGVLRFVMLKAGNAMLGIGMDDFAKGRDRKKGVGTRIYISTNQDIPALADRMRAAGFAIDGEVAPLSWGPMGFALIDPDGIQLTIANDS; encoded by the coding sequence ATGCCTGAACCACTGAACGCCACTGGAATCTTCCCCGGCATTACCGCCAGCGACCTGCCTGCATCCGTCAAGTTCTACGTTGACGGCCTGGGCTTCGAGATCATTGACAAGATGGAGGCCGAAGGGGTGCTCCGCTTCGTGATGCTGAAGGCCGGCAACGCGATGCTCGGGATCGGGATGGATGATTTCGCCAAAGGACGCGACCGCAAGAAGGGCGTCGGCACCCGCATCTACATCTCGACCAACCAGGACATTCCCGCCCTCGCCGACCGCATGCGCGCTGCCGGCTTCGCGATCGATGGTGAAGTGGCGCCGCTGTCGTGGGGACCAATGGGTTTCGCGCTGATCGACCCGGATGGAATCCAGCTGACGATCGCCAACGACAGCTGA
- a CDS encoding class I SAM-dependent methyltransferase yields MTAAHVAMRRAAHQLIDTPLVLEDPLALRIIGPDLRTRLEGSLETYERKISVRHRRAFLVSRARFADEHLAAALARGVRQFVVLGAGLDTAVYRVAPQEPPLALFEVDHPATQQWKRERLDAAQISLPAGLTFAPIDFTEQTLAEGLTAAGFDFSRPTFVSWLGVTMYLTEAVALETLRVLATLPAGSEVVFDYVEPRWSWNPFFWIMRRRQLARLAKMGEPWLSAFKPDALAVKLRSMGFSKIEDLGGKALNSRFFANRSDGLKVGSHGHVVSALR; encoded by the coding sequence ATGACCGCCGCCCACGTCGCCATGCGGCGCGCAGCCCACCAGCTCATCGACACGCCGCTGGTCCTCGAAGACCCGCTGGCCCTTCGCATCATCGGACCGGACCTCCGGACCAGGCTCGAAGGCAGCCTGGAGACGTACGAGCGGAAGATTTCGGTGCGGCATCGGCGTGCCTTCCTGGTCTCGCGCGCCCGCTTCGCAGACGAACATCTCGCCGCCGCGCTCGCGCGAGGGGTGCGACAGTTCGTCGTGCTGGGGGCTGGGCTCGATACCGCGGTCTACCGCGTCGCCCCGCAAGAGCCGCCGCTCGCCTTGTTCGAGGTCGATCATCCCGCGACGCAGCAGTGGAAGCGTGAGCGGCTCGATGCCGCGCAAATCAGCCTGCCGGCTGGGCTCACCTTTGCCCCGATCGACTTCACCGAACAGACCCTTGCCGAAGGGCTGACCGCCGCCGGCTTCGACTTCTCGCGCCCCACCTTCGTCTCGTGGCTCGGGGTGACGATGTATCTGACCGAAGCAGTTGCGCTTGAGACCCTGCGGGTGCTGGCGACACTCCCCGCTGGAAGCGAGGTGGTCTTCGACTATGTCGAGCCACGCTGGAGCTGGAACCCGTTCTTCTGGATCATGCGGCGGCGCCAGCTCGCGCGACTGGCGAAGATGGGCGAGCCCTGGCTGAGTGCCTTCAAGCCTGATGCCCTTGCCGTGAAACTGCGCAGCATGGGCTTTAGCAAAATCGAAGACCTCGGCGGCAAGGCTCTCAACTCGCGATTTTTTGCGAATCGCAGCGACGGACTGAAGGTGGGCAGCCATGGGCACGTGGTCTCGGCGCTCCGCTAA
- a CDS encoding MmcQ/YjbR family DNA-binding protein — translation MPPSVLNRLRKLALALPEANEVEAWGTPTFRGPKKLFAMYASADSHHGDGRAAVWIKAAPGNQAMMIAADPDRFFSPPYVGPGGWIGIYLDRDTDWPEVAELLRDGWRLVAPKKLLAATDASAPLTKLPSAKRPRRG, via the coding sequence ATGCCACCCAGCGTCCTGAACCGGCTCCGCAAGCTTGCGCTCGCCCTCCCCGAGGCCAACGAAGTCGAAGCGTGGGGCACGCCGACATTTCGCGGGCCGAAGAAGCTCTTCGCCATGTACGCCAGCGCCGACAGCCACCATGGCGATGGCCGCGCTGCGGTCTGGATCAAGGCGGCGCCCGGCAATCAGGCGATGATGATCGCCGCTGACCCCGATCGTTTCTTCTCGCCGCCCTATGTCGGGCCAGGCGGCTGGATCGGCATCTACCTCGACCGTGATACAGATTGGCCGGAAGTGGCGGAGTTGCTGCGCGATGGCTGGCGACTCGTGGCTCCGAAAAAACTCCTCGCGGCCACCGACGCTTCCGCTCCCCTCACGAAACTGCCGTCAGCGAAGCGACCTCGGCGCGGCTGA
- the metB gene encoding cystathionine gamma-synthase, protein MSREVHRPATRAVRAGIGSDSAHGAVVPPIYLSSNFTFDGFGGKREYDYTRSGNPTRDQLGDALAGLEGGAGAVITNTGMSAVTLVVQLVQPGELIVAPHDCYGGTHRLLTHLARRGHFRVAFLDLALPATLTTIARERPRLLLIETPSNPLLRLTDIALLSTAARSVGAITVADNTFLSPALQRPLDLGADLVLHSTTKYLNGHSDVVGGAVVAREPGLLEELRWWANCLGLTGAPFDSFLTLRGVRTLHTRIRAHEENAEQVVRFLTRHAAVERVHYPGLEDHPGHDIAVRQQFGFGAMVSFELRGGIAAVKEFVRGLECFSLAESLGGVESLVAHPATMTHASMDQAARDVAGISDGLLRLSVGIESASDLLADLEQGLSRAEVASLTAVS, encoded by the coding sequence ATGTCGCGTGAAGTCCACCGTCCGGCAACCCGCGCTGTCCGTGCCGGGATCGGTAGTGACAGTGCTCACGGCGCCGTGGTCCCGCCGATCTATCTCTCCTCGAACTTTACCTTCGACGGCTTTGGGGGAAAGCGCGAATACGACTACACCCGCTCGGGGAATCCGACCCGCGACCAGCTTGGCGATGCGCTCGCCGGACTCGAGGGTGGCGCCGGTGCGGTGATCACCAACACCGGCATGTCTGCGGTGACCCTCGTTGTCCAGCTGGTCCAGCCGGGTGAACTCATCGTGGCTCCGCACGATTGCTACGGTGGCACCCACCGATTGCTGACCCACCTGGCTCGGCGCGGACACTTCCGGGTGGCATTTCTCGATCTCGCCTTGCCGGCAACGTTGACCACGATTGCACGCGAGCGCCCCCGGCTTCTCCTCATCGAGACGCCGAGCAACCCCCTGCTGCGGCTCACCGACATTGCGCTGCTCAGCACCGCCGCGCGTTCGGTCGGCGCGATCACCGTCGCCGATAACACCTTTCTCTCGCCCGCGCTGCAGCGCCCCCTCGATCTCGGCGCCGACCTCGTGCTCCATTCCACCACCAAGTATCTCAATGGCCATAGCGACGTCGTCGGTGGCGCCGTGGTCGCACGCGAGCCGGGCCTGCTCGAAGAGTTGCGCTGGTGGGCCAATTGTCTCGGGCTCACCGGTGCGCCGTTCGATTCTTTCCTGACATTGCGGGGCGTGCGGACGCTTCATACCCGCATCCGCGCCCACGAAGAGAATGCCGAGCAGGTCGTCCGCTTTCTCACCCGCCACGCCGCGGTCGAGCGGGTGCACTATCCCGGTCTCGAAGATCACCCTGGACACGACATTGCCGTCCGCCAGCAATTCGGGTTTGGGGCGATGGTGTCGTTCGAGCTGCGGGGTGGCATCGCCGCGGTGAAGGAATTCGTCCGTGGCCTGGAATGCTTCTCGCTCGCGGAATCGCTCGGCGGAGTGGAGAGTCTGGTGGCGCATCCGGCAACAATGACGCATGCCTCGATGGATCAGGCGGCTCGTGACGTGGCGGGTATTTCGGACGGGCTGCTGCGGCTCTCGGTGGGAATCGAGTCGGCGAGCGACCTGCTGGCCGATCTGGAGCAAGGGCTCAGCCGCGCCGAGGTCGCTTCGCTGACGGCAGTTTCGTGA
- a CDS encoding homoserine O-succinyltransferase produces the protein MTLSLQLDAPPASELVGIPDGPVIVALGGISATHHVAAHPENPTPGWWDDFVGPSRAIDPARCRILGIDFITAAAGPTTTHDQADALAQLLDEQGIANVHAIVGASYGGMVALAFAERYPDRVAQLVLISAPHKSHPMTTAIRVVQRRILQLGISTGRPTEAVALARALGITTYRTAAEFAERFGGDAVAQESGVRFPVEDYLDRCGERFAERFPVERYLALSESLDLHRVDPTQLRLPVTIVAVEGDTLVPVWQLHQLRALLAGPVTFHEIRSRYGHDAFLKEVDVIGNIVSHALALGGSDVA, from the coding sequence ATGACGTTGTCGCTGCAGCTGGACGCGCCACCCGCGTCGGAACTTGTTGGCATCCCCGATGGTCCGGTCATCGTCGCCCTGGGCGGCATCTCTGCGACGCACCACGTCGCCGCGCATCCGGAGAATCCCACGCCAGGCTGGTGGGACGACTTCGTCGGACCATCCCGCGCCATTGACCCGGCACGATGTCGCATCCTCGGCATCGACTTCATCACGGCCGCCGCCGGACCTACCACCACCCACGATCAGGCCGATGCGTTGGCGCAGCTCCTCGATGAGCAGGGAATCGCGAATGTCCACGCCATCGTCGGCGCGTCCTACGGCGGTATGGTCGCCCTCGCATTCGCGGAGCGCTACCCCGACCGTGTCGCGCAACTGGTGCTGATCAGCGCGCCGCACAAGAGCCACCCGATGACCACCGCGATCCGGGTGGTGCAACGCCGCATCCTCCAGCTCGGGATCTCGACCGGTCGACCCACCGAAGCGGTGGCACTCGCCCGGGCACTCGGCATCACCACGTATCGCACGGCAGCAGAATTCGCGGAACGGTTCGGCGGAGACGCGGTCGCGCAGGAGTCGGGAGTGCGCTTTCCGGTCGAGGATTATCTCGACCGCTGCGGTGAGCGCTTTGCAGAGCGCTTTCCGGTGGAACGCTACCTCGCGCTTTCCGAATCGCTCGACCTGCACCGGGTCGACCCGACGCAGCTGCGGCTGCCGGTAACGATCGTGGCGGTTGAAGGAGATACCTTGGTGCCGGTGTGGCAGCTCCATCAGCTGCGCGCCTTGCTGGCCGGCCCGGTGACCTTCCACGAGATCCGTTCGCGCTACGGCCACGACGCCTTCCTCAAGGAAGTCGATGTGATTGGCAACATCGTGTCGCACGCGCTGGCACTCGGAGGTTCCGATGTCGCGTGA
- a CDS encoding DPP IV N-terminal domain-containing protein codes for MMQRKSLGRAVPAALVLLAFATVSGHAQDRLKTMPGYDQYQKMASQINGSVKSGAINATWVDSGKALQYNFDGKLWRYDLAAKKASEATTPGTAVTQPGRGFRGAAGAPGRGRQATTALSPDGKRKAMYRDRNLFVADSSGSNEVALTTDGNEKDRIKYGTASWVYGEELGQQSAMWWNPSSTRLAYYRFDEKPVPDYYLQLNQTKIQSSLDVEAYPKAGVDNPVVDIFVYDLNTRKSVKLDIRDGKPWSNDVVGHYAYNVNWSPDGTELLLNRTNRRQQILEFAACSPETGKCRVIIHEEWPTGWVENTPQIRWLEDNKRFIWESERNGFKNYYLYDISGKLLNPITTNQFETVSIVRVDEKAKTLWYTARDGDNYMKVQLHRVGLDGKGDKRLTDPAFTHTVNLSPDAKFFSDVAQTHDTPPVSRLMDANGKVVAELAKSDMSKFESLGLKKVEMFTYTAADGKTKLHGTIAFPSNFDPARKYPVLVPVYGGPASASNTATEQFRAGNQQAEYGFLIVNLDTRATPGQGKRTLDDLYLKLGQTEMDDMAEGIKSLWNRPYVDKARVGIHGTSYGGYSSVMELLRHPEVFSAAAAQSPVTGWDNYDTIYTERYMWIPQENKEGYLNGSAMKYADSLKGRLMLYYGTADDNVHPNNMMQLIQSLQKAGKSFDVQVGPDQGHSQMNQQRMMEFFIENLVLKNPTIS; via the coding sequence ATGATGCAGCGGAAGTCCCTTGGCCGGGCCGTGCCAGCGGCGCTGGTGCTCCTCGCGTTCGCCACCGTCAGCGGTCACGCCCAGGATCGCCTCAAGACGATGCCCGGGTACGATCAGTACCAGAAGATGGCCAGTCAGATCAACGGCTCGGTCAAGTCGGGTGCCATCAACGCGACCTGGGTCGACAGCGGCAAGGCGCTGCAATACAACTTCGACGGCAAGCTCTGGCGCTACGACCTGGCCGCGAAGAAGGCCAGCGAAGCCACCACGCCGGGCACCGCCGTCACCCAGCCGGGGCGCGGATTCCGTGGCGCGGCTGGGGCGCCGGGGCGGGGGCGGCAGGCTACGACGGCGCTCTCGCCGGATGGCAAGCGGAAGGCGATGTATCGCGACCGGAATCTCTTCGTCGCCGATTCGAGTGGCAGCAACGAGGTCGCCCTGACGACCGATGGCAACGAGAAGGACCGCATCAAGTACGGCACCGCCTCGTGGGTGTATGGCGAGGAGCTGGGGCAGCAGAGCGCGATGTGGTGGAACCCCTCGAGCACTCGGCTGGCGTACTACCGCTTCGATGAGAAGCCGGTGCCCGACTACTACCTCCAGCTCAACCAGACCAAGATCCAGAGTTCGCTCGACGTGGAGGCCTATCCCAAGGCCGGCGTCGACAACCCGGTGGTCGACATTTTCGTCTACGACCTGAATACCCGGAAATCGGTCAAGCTCGACATCCGCGACGGCAAGCCGTGGAGCAACGATGTCGTGGGTCACTATGCCTACAACGTGAACTGGTCGCCCGACGGGACCGAGTTGCTGCTGAACCGCACCAACCGGCGCCAGCAGATTCTCGAGTTCGCGGCCTGCTCACCCGAGACCGGAAAGTGCCGGGTCATCATCCACGAGGAGTGGCCCACCGGCTGGGTCGAGAACACGCCGCAGATCCGCTGGCTCGAAGACAACAAGCGCTTCATCTGGGAGTCCGAGCGGAACGGCTTCAAGAACTACTATCTGTACGACATCAGCGGCAAGCTGCTGAATCCGATCACGACCAACCAGTTCGAGACGGTGAGCATCGTGCGCGTCGACGAGAAAGCGAAGACGCTCTGGTACACCGCGCGCGACGGCGACAACTACATGAAGGTGCAGCTGCATCGCGTCGGGCTCGACGGCAAGGGCGACAAGCGGCTGACCGATCCGGCCTTTACCCACACGGTGAATCTCTCGCCCGATGCGAAGTTCTTCAGCGACGTTGCGCAGACGCACGACACCCCGCCGGTGTCGCGCCTGATGGATGCCAACGGCAAGGTGGTGGCAGAGCTGGCGAAGAGCGACATGAGCAAGTTCGAGTCGCTCGGGCTGAAGAAGGTCGAGATGTTTACCTATACCGCCGCCGACGGCAAGACCAAGCTGCACGGCACGATTGCCTTCCCGTCCAATTTCGATCCGGCGCGGAAGTATCCGGTGCTGGTTCCTGTCTACGGCGGTCCCGCGTCGGCTTCCAACACGGCGACGGAACAGTTCCGGGCCGGGAATCAGCAGGCCGAGTACGGCTTCCTGATTGTCAACCTCGATACCCGCGCCACGCCGGGGCAGGGGAAGCGCACGCTGGATGATCTCTATCTCAAGCTGGGCCAGACGGAAATGGACGACATGGCCGAGGGGATCAAGTCACTCTGGAATCGGCCGTATGTCGACAAGGCGCGCGTCGGCATTCACGGCACCTCATACGGTGGCTACAGCTCGGTGATGGAGCTGCTGCGTCACCCCGAGGTCTTCTCGGCCGCGGCCGCGCAATCGCCGGTGACGGGGTGGGACAATTACGACACGATCTACACCGAGCGTTACATGTGGATCCCGCAGGAGAACAAGGAGGGCTACCTGAATGGCTCGGCGATGAAGTATGCCGACTCGCTCAAGGGTCGCCTGATGCTCTATTACGGCACGGCCGACGACAACGTGCATCCGAACAACATGATGCAGCTGATCCAGTCGCTGCAGAAGGCCGGCAAGAGCTTCGATGTGCAGGTCGGCCCCGACCAGGGCCACTCGCAGATGAATCAGCAGCGGATGATGGAGTTCTTCATCGAGAACCTGGTGCTGAAGAACCCGACGATCTCGTAA
- a CDS encoding ABC transporter permease codes for MSLHTSLKALWRNIRYHDAADRDLDAELHGFLATLVDEKIRAGMPPAQARRVALLELGGVEQVKESVREVRAGAWFETVRRDARYAFRSLRRTPGFTIAAILALGLGIGATAAIYTVVSAVLLRPLNYPDSDRLVVVLHNERSPVAPANYLDWRRESRSFEAMGAAEMWGPNLSGQEPAEKLPALRVTADLLPLLRTRPLLGRVFRADEAEPGHERVVVLSYGLWQRRFGGDPAVIERSILLDGESYQVVGVMPQDFQFAPFWATNTQLWAPRAFTSQTAANRGAQSLRVFARLRDGVSLEAAQAEISLISKRIERLYPDVPPNTTVRTLQETVVGQVRPALLVMMGAVAVLLLMACANVAHMLLARAATRQREVAVRSAIGATRERMIRQFITESLVLSGLGCVAGLSLAWLGTRAIVAWAPGTLPRAATITLDWHIVGFTLFLGLVTGLIFGVAPAWQSAGQDLNTVLRDGARGSSEGGVRARARDVLVGSQFALAVVLLVGAGLLTRSFIALQRVDPGFVPEGVATMIVSVGGTREAPPAVRAGFFPEVLRRIRAIPGVTAAGAINHIPIAGDSWGQTFWIEGRPAPAPGVRQGATWRIVLPGYFATMGIPLTRGRDVTEQDRLGAPEVVIVNQYLADHYWPGEDPIGKRLTIDDPAEGARWITVIGVSKNTIRSDWAAPAAEELYLPFLQDNSFMTGLGRGNYFSYVVRTAGNPTAVIPAIRATIADIDPAVPISAVATMDEVVATANGGPRFYLFLLSTFAIVALTLAAVGVYGVMSYAVSRRTHEIGIRMALGADPALVRRSILQRGLLVAMSGAGIGVAVAILLTRAMTTLLYGVTPGDPFTFVTVPLVLALVALLASWLPARRATRIDPLRALRQD; via the coding sequence ATGTCACTCCACACCTCGCTGAAGGCGCTCTGGCGTAACATCCGGTATCACGACGCGGCCGATCGCGACCTCGACGCCGAACTGCACGGCTTCCTTGCCACACTCGTCGACGAGAAGATCCGCGCAGGGATGCCCCCGGCGCAGGCGCGTCGCGTGGCTCTCCTCGAGCTCGGCGGCGTGGAGCAGGTCAAGGAGTCGGTGCGCGAGGTGCGGGCGGGGGCGTGGTTCGAAACCGTGCGACGTGATGCGCGCTACGCCTTCCGTTCGCTGCGCCGCACGCCCGGCTTCACCATCGCAGCGATTCTGGCTCTCGGGCTAGGCATCGGTGCCACGGCGGCGATCTACACCGTGGTCAGCGCGGTGCTCCTCCGCCCGCTCAACTATCCCGATTCCGACCGGCTGGTGGTGGTGCTGCACAACGAGCGCTCGCCCGTCGCTCCGGCAAACTATCTCGACTGGCGCCGCGAGAGCCGCTCCTTCGAGGCGATGGGCGCCGCCGAGATGTGGGGGCCCAACCTGTCGGGACAGGAGCCCGCAGAAAAGCTGCCGGCGCTTCGAGTCACCGCCGATCTGTTGCCGCTGTTGCGCACCAGGCCGCTGCTCGGCCGTGTCTTTCGCGCCGATGAGGCCGAGCCGGGTCACGAACGAGTCGTCGTGCTGAGCTACGGTCTCTGGCAGCGTCGCTTCGGTGGCGATCCGGCCGTGATCGAACGCAGCATCCTGCTCGACGGGGAATCGTATCAGGTCGTCGGGGTGATGCCGCAGGATTTCCAGTTTGCGCCGTTCTGGGCCACCAACACCCAGCTATGGGCACCCAGAGCGTTCACGAGCCAGACGGCCGCCAACCGTGGCGCGCAGAGTCTCCGGGTCTTCGCCCGCCTGCGTGATGGCGTTTCCCTCGAAGCGGCGCAGGCCGAGATCTCGCTCATCAGCAAGCGCATTGAACGGCTCTATCCCGACGTGCCACCCAACACCACCGTGCGCACGTTGCAGGAGACCGTGGTCGGTCAGGTGCGGCCCGCCCTGCTGGTGATGATGGGCGCGGTTGCCGTGCTGCTATTGATGGCCTGCGCGAATGTCGCTCATATGCTGCTCGCTCGCGCCGCGACGCGGCAGCGCGAGGTCGCGGTGCGCAGCGCCATCGGCGCCACCCGCGAGCGAATGATCCGGCAATTCATTACCGAGAGTCTGGTGCTCTCGGGGCTCGGTTGCGTCGCGGGACTCTCCCTCGCATGGCTCGGTACCCGCGCCATCGTGGCCTGGGCGCCGGGGACGCTCCCCCGCGCAGCGACCATCACGCTTGACTGGCACATTGTGGGCTTCACCCTGTTCCTCGGCCTTGTCACGGGATTGATCTTCGGCGTCGCCCCTGCGTGGCAGTCCGCCGGACAGGACCTCAATACCGTGCTGCGAGATGGCGCGCGCGGCTCAAGTGAGGGCGGTGTCCGTGCCCGGGCCCGCGACGTACTGGTTGGTTCGCAGTTCGCACTCGCTGTGGTGTTGCTGGTGGGCGCCGGGTTGCTCACCAGAAGCTTCATCGCGTTGCAGCGTGTTGATCCGGGCTTCGTTCCGGAAGGCGTCGCGACGATGATCGTTTCGGTCGGGGGCACGCGAGAGGCGCCACCTGCTGTGCGCGCCGGGTTCTTCCCGGAGGTGCTGCGCCGCATTCGCGCAATTCCCGGCGTGACCGCCGCGGGTGCCATCAACCACATCCCGATCGCGGGCGATAGCTGGGGACAGACATTCTGGATCGAGGGTCGCCCCGCGCCAGCACCGGGGGTGCGCCAGGGCGCGACGTGGCGGATTGTCCTGCCGGGCTACTTCGCGACGATGGGGATTCCACTGACGCGCGGTCGCGACGTGACTGAGCAGGATCGGCTCGGCGCACCCGAGGTGGTGATCGTGAATCAGTACCTCGCTGATCACTACTGGCCAGGAGAGGATCCCATCGGCAAGCGGCTCACCATCGATGATCCCGCAGAAGGGGCGCGCTGGATCACGGTGATCGGTGTCTCGAAGAATACCATTCGTAGCGACTGGGCAGCACCCGCGGCGGAAGAGTTGTATCTCCCGTTCCTCCAGGACAATTCGTTCATGACCGGCCTCGGCCGAGGCAACTATTTCTCGTACGTTGTACGGACGGCGGGGAACCCCACGGCGGTCATCCCGGCGATCAGGGCGACGATTGCCGACATCGATCCCGCGGTGCCGATCTCGGCGGTCGCGACGATGGACGAAGTCGTCGCTACTGCCAACGGTGGCCCGCGATTCTATCTCTTCCTGCTCAGTACCTTTGCGATCGTGGCGCTTACGCTTGCGGCGGTTGGCGTCTATGGAGTGATGAGCTATGCGGTCTCCCGGCGGACGCACGAGATCGGGATCCGGATGGCACTCGGCGCTGACCCAGCGCTGGTCCGCCGATCGATCCTTCAGCGCGGGTTGCTGGTGGCGATGTCGGGGGCCGGGATCGGGGTCGCCGTGGCCATTCTGCTGACCCGGGCGATGACGACGCTGCTATATGGGGTCACTCCGGGGGACCCGTTCACCTTCGTAACGGTCCCGCTGGTCCTCGCGCTCGTGGCGCTGCTGGCGTCGTGGCTGCCGGCCCGGCGAGCCACCCGGATCGACCCGCTGCGGGCGCTACGGCAGGATTGA
- a CDS encoding PadR family transcriptional regulator, whose translation MTPPTNLLQGTLDLLILKALTLEEMHGLGIARRIEQITRDAFEVKAGSLFPALHRLEEAGWLSAVWGESENNRRAKYYRLTRAGRAQLKTETAEWGRISVAIAFALRAS comes from the coding sequence ATGACACCGCCGACCAACCTGTTGCAGGGTACCCTCGACCTCCTGATCCTCAAGGCACTCACTCTCGAGGAGATGCACGGCCTCGGCATTGCCCGGCGAATCGAGCAGATCACCCGCGATGCCTTCGAGGTCAAGGCCGGCTCGCTCTTCCCGGCGCTACACCGGTTGGAAGAGGCCGGCTGGCTCAGCGCCGTGTGGGGGGAATCCGAAAACAACCGCCGCGCCAAGTACTACCGGCTCACGCGCGCAGGACGGGCGCAACTCAAGACAGAAACCGCCGAATGGGGCCGGATCTCGGTCGCCATCGCCTTTGCACTTCGCGCGAGCTAG